GGATATAATATTTGTTGTTTCTCTTGTTTAGGTATGAGGGCACTCTACTCGGGTCTCACTCCCACCATGATCCGCACATTCCCTGCAAACGGAGCTCTTTTCCTGGGTTACGAGGCCAGCCGCAAGCTCATGATGAAACAGTTTGATTGACAAAAATATgcataaacacaaatgaaaggGCGGTGAAATGGGGGCAAGTATTATAGCCATACAACCCAGTCCATACATCAGTTGAGGCTCTGAAGCTCATTATGTGTGGGGTCTGGTTTTTTCGCTATCTGCTGCTTTTGCTAAGCTCACCTAAAAACTACCacactccatctctcaacgtcTGACAcagtaattacatttttaaatcctactattgatatattttttagaTTTACATAGTTTTTTTCAACACTCTGAAAATGCTACGGCCGTCATACAACATACCTATATTTCATATGTATGATATAGTATGTGAAGCACAGTACTGAACCATTTTAAGCAGCCTTGCCACAAGAGACTGTCAACACTCCAGTTATGTTTTATGTCTACCTCAACAAAGCAGTGTTCGCACAAATGCATTTCTCTGCCAATCATTTAAAATCAGTCTTTCCTTGCTCCGTAAACAGCTATATGGGTAAGAAAAGCACTCCGTTACGCTCATTGCTTAAAGatttttattataaaatgtgTAGTGGCATATACTAATTCTTCTCAGCTGCCTAAGACGTCTTGTAATGGCTTGTGTTTTCAATCATGGAATCACTCTCAGCTTAGAATGcgtcttttttttaagtatgaaatgtttttaacaaaTACACTATGACATTAGATTACTTGCATTAGGCAGCTTGAGATTTCAAACAGCCTTGACTGAGGTCTTACAGGTGTCATCATCCTCGAAATAAACATCAAACACAGCCAGCAGATGTTTTATATTTGAGTCAAATCTTATTTTCCATCTTACTGACTGTTTTTGTATGAACATGTAATATTCCACTCCTGTTGTGATTGAGTTTTTGAACCCAGTGTTTTGCCTTTTAATCCActgcattttgccttttttgttgttttaccttTGTTGTTATGTCGTGGAGAAAATATCAACTGCCTACTATAATGTGCCATTTGCACACTGCATTCCCTGTGCAGGGTTGTTCTCCTTCGCTTAGAGGTCGGCAGCTCAGAATTCTGAGTCATATTCATTTAATGTTAATTGGGAAATGTAGGTATTTTAGAATGCTAACAATTTAAGATGACACTGAAATGTTTGTATAAATAACAATCCTGATATTTCCTGTACATCCTACATGCATACAACCTGCATTAAAGGTGTCGTTGAGGAACAACTGCGccctgtgttttatttgaccGACATTGTCCTGACttagctgaaaacaaacaaaaaaagctgaaattatgaacagaatgtgaataaacagCAGTACTGACATTATAGTGTCTTaattttagcatgctaaccatctAGCCCCAGCCAGTCCTAGTCcagagctcctgtgctagcggggtaaacaccaacacttttcTCCTCCCCAAGCTCTCAGTGTGAACCAGTAGATGcacggctaaccgagctaaTTAGCTAAGTGCCGTTACACTTTAGTTTGGTCACATGCTGGCCCCCCTTTTGTGTTGAGTATACATTTGAAAGGAGCACATTGtagttttaaagacattttaatcaaaagagACATATCTTCATTAACACTCTTTTTAATGCCTGAACAAATTaaactcttcattttcatgaccaaataaactgaataaacaagctgacatATCTAGCTTCATACAATGTTCTGAGGAcattattgtcctctgagaacagcttgtttattcagttatggaaaaattaaatatttctcAGTTTGTATTGTGTCATTAATATCGTAAATATGACagttctgaatttgaatttcttctgtAGTGCAAAATGTGTTACAATGCAGTGTCTGATgtgacacagctgcagcagctgatatCTCAAACCAGTTTATCAAAAATCAATCGATATTTTGCATGATTTATCTCTAAAACTTTGCCATTTTCACAACTTACATTACAAACATGTCTATGTGTTAGTACAATGAACTTATAAGCATCAGGAAACACgcataaaaagtacaaaagaaTCTCTcaacaaagacaacaagagGTGAATATTTTTTATGCAGCCGCAGCCGTGAACACTGCTCTCAATCTTCCAGAAGGGGGCGCCAGTCGAATGTCGGGAAATCACAGCggctgcaagaaaaaaaaaaaaaagtgtttggatTAAGGTATCCTCACAACACACAtaactgaatgtgttttcatgtcTATCTCCGGCTCAGCTTCATCTCACCCCTTTCTCGCCGCAGGTCCCGCACAGGCAGCCGAAGAGCCCGTTGATCATCTGGATGGCGCAGAGAATCACCTCCAGGCCGGCCGTGGCCAGAAGAGTAGCAAACAGCCCGATGTTGAACTGCACGATGTTCTTGGGCTCTGTGCATTTTATCCACCAGGTGTCGTCAGTCAGGTAACTGTGGTCACTGCGCAAAAGAGGATCTGCATGGAGGGTCAGGACTTCAAGGAAACCTAAAAAATGTCGCCAGATAAGTTACTCACCCGTTTTTGAAAGGTGTGCTCCAGATCAGAACGGTTTTGCAGAGGGGCCCATTCTGCAAGCCCAGCACTGCCACAGTGAAACTGTAAAGGGCACCGGCCACGCCCACTGCAGCAAATGCAATTGATAAGAACATCTGCAGAAGGTAAATAATAAGCCAAGGTCAGTAACGTTTCTGCTGCAGTTGAAGACATAGTCTATTCATACTGAATTATCCCCCACGCTTACCCTCCCACACACATTTCCCTGCGCTATTGATTAATGAGCAATGTACGAGTTTCAGGAGGAACAGGCTCTCAGTTGTCCTTTCACTCCTCACATTCCTCACATTTATTGTGTCaaactgtgttttctctcagtgGTAGGTAGAAAAACTTGCAGGCCAAACCCAGCAGGCTGAAACATGTTTCTTATCTTCCTGCTGTAAATACTCTCAGAGAGGGCCCATACTTTATTTACTGGCCTGCTATCGTTGTGCTGCGCCTATACGTGACATCAAACAGCCACATCAAAACCTCCCCCGACAACCACAGGAAACACTCGTCAACGAGAATACATCTCACGGCTTGATGTTGCTTAAGAATGTCATATGGTCATTTGTATCAGTAGGACTGGGAGTTTCAAACACATATCAGTCAGCgtttttttgcacttttaaaaCCATTATGTATTGTTCGAATCATTTCAGAGCTTGTTACAAGACATGAAGAGCAGAACTGTTCagcatatttatctttttaagtAATTCATAAACTCGGTGTGCCTCTATTAAATACAAGGATTTGCAGTGAAAGGCCAAACAGACATGGCTGAAATCTTAATTTACTGTAGTGTGTAATTAACTATAATCTCGTTTCTGTGGCACATGTTTTAATCAGACCGTGGCGTACGTGAGCATACAAGAGTTTTCCATCAGCTGATTTAATTTGTCTCTACTACTTCCTGACTATTCAAAATTCTAATTAAATTTAGTTGGAAGTGTGTATAGTTGTGTAGTCTATATTGTTAATCATTTGAATTCAAGCAAGCGTCCACTGAGCACCCGGaacattttgtgtgtatttacagacGGACTCACCCCACATCGGTTCCCACAGCACCCCTGTTTTCCAGTCAGGTGGATGTAAAGCGCCGGGAGCAACACCTGCACGAGGACAGGTGGGGTTACAGGAGTTCACATCCAGTTCAACATAGTCAAATCAATTCAGTATTTTCACTTGAAGCTTGtagaatatgtaaaaaaaaaaaatcattgtagaGTTGCAACGTTTGAGGCACCTCATAAAACGACATTAAGCTCAGATGTCTGAAAACGTTTCCTCAGTCAGAATTTAAGGCGTACTGTGCCGTTTTGTTTTTGGAGAAAGATCTTTAGTGACTGATTTCTTTTACACCcaatcaaactaaataaacagactCATTTTCTtcccatgactgaataaactgaacataTGAGCTGACCTCAAAGGACCACATCATTTCACAcggttttatttctttgatatACAATCAAACTAAATGAACCGACTCAGTTTCttctcatgactgaataaactgaacacaTGAGCTGACCTCAAAGGACCACATCATTTCAcacagttttatttcttttatacCCAAACTAACTAAATGAACCGACTCAGTTTCttctcatgactgaataaactgaacacaTGAGCTGACCTAAAAGGACCACATAATTTCACacggttttactttgtttatatgcggCTCTCTATCTTAAAACCGTTCCCCGGGGACCTCATCTCccccctgagaacagcttgtttattcagttatggaaaacatAAAGGCTCCAGATTTTAGTTTGATTAGTTTGTTTGAATGTCAATAttctccaaaacgacatagtgcccCTTGAAATGTACAATGAAAGCGAATGTAAAGtaaaaagccttttctttaGTTTAAGCTTTAAGTGACTCGTATCTTTCCGAGGCTGCACATATTTCACCAAGGAATTTACAGCGGCGTTTCAGTCCAGAGTCACACCCTTCGGCAACACGCTAGAGAAGACACAACTTACCATTAAACCCCCTCCGACCAGTCCTCCCATGTACTTCACCTCCTCAGTAATATGTCCATCTTTGGCATACTTGATGTCCCCGCCAGGAAAGAACAAAACTATGTTGCAGATGATGGATATGAGCGCCAGCGGGTACAGAGTAACGGCGATGCAACGGGAGCATTTTCCAGTACACATGTTGTCAGAGTGAAGATTTACTAGCTGCTGTAAAACGTCTCCTTTGGTAAGCTCAAACCCCTTGCCTGTTGTCAGAGAGAGGTTCCAACTAAAACTAACCCAAACAGGGAAGTGACGGTAGGAACTTAATATGGTGAGTGATGTTAGGGTGTAGGAGGTGTACTGACAACCAGATAACATGGACAAACAGAGCCTGGGATAGGCCATGGAAGCACGCGTGACTCATACTGTGGTAGCCGTTGAGAAACAACGCTCCGTCTGTTGAGTTAATGAGTAgaggcccttttttttttctttttggtcgAAGATGGGAATTAATTAAAGTCATCTGAGTGTCTGAGTCAGAAGCAGAGATTTACCCTGACAGACACCTCCAACTCCACCTACTCTAAACAGCGAGCTGCTACTGATGTATTGACATTGGGACTGCGGGATCACAGCACGGTTGGACTTTAGACCCGTGGCAGCAAGCTGGGCCGAGCGAGGAGCAATGTGTCATTGGCatcaactgcaaaaaaaaaaaggctgataaATGACCACGCTGTGACAGTTTGTACACTGACCGGACAGGCCACATATTTTAGTTTCTCTTGTGAGCTGATGACTTCTGCAGCCGTTTACGTGTTGTAATAAGCTGagtaaaagtggaaaaaaaaaaaaagaaagaatgaggGGGGCGTGCTTCCCAAAATATGAGCTGTCTCCAAGCAACGCTGGGGCGAGGTCGTGTTCCTCAGCAGAGGGAGAGGTTGCACATGATCCGTGGCTTGAgtgttttttccttcctcaCATTAAAAATAGTATCGATTTGTTATTAAATGTGACACACAAACGCCGTCACTGACAGCAGACTGAACGCTTTTTTGATCCattgtgtattatttttttttaattcattgaaAACATGCTGTGATGAGGATTATACAGCACACGTGCACTGATGCTCTGACCCAATGCACGATGTACATGATGCGTAATCTAAAGCTTTAACTGGGTCCGTAAAACATGCAGATAAAACAAGCGAGTGTCAGATAGAGGTAGATGATTAGTTCTGCATCGACCGAGGTGGCGATGAAACAAAGATGTGAGTGATGATTCACCGGTATCATAAAATGTCCTGGCAGGAACCGGCGTAATAAATGATTGACTTTTTATTATCGATATATGGCTGGGTATCTCTGGGTGCCTCATGATGAGTATACTACACTCTTGGGTCAAAGCAAGAGCATCATGTATGTGTCCTAATCATCAGGCAGTAAACACAggatgttttggttttgatttcTCAAATATCAGTAAACAGCAGGTTGTGTATAAccttttttttagattattttgaacactgtgtcTCGTCACAACATAACTCAAGATCCCCTCCACACGTATATTAAGGCATAAAAGAGTTCTCTAATGTGTGTCTGGTGAAAAGTATAATTACCACattaaaaagcctttaaagGGCTCCCATTCCTTGTCCCTCAATAAAACTGCTAGAATATATTAACATGCAAATAGTCTTAATTTGAAGTTTAACTACTTCTTATTTCCCGTGAAGTCCAttctcagttctcagctcccaacCCAACCCCCACACGGGGACAGCCCTCCATTCCGACACACCTCCATGgcgaaacccctccattccgaaacacccccactccgaaacaccgctgttccgaccctccccccaaaacaccgctgttccgaaattaatcaccgctatccgtggtgctgaaatccccacttccagccgcactcgcacaattctgaagtgggttaaggttagggttagttcggagtggaggggtttccccaatagccttttcggaatagcggggtctttgaaaaaaagggaaaccccgccattacgatgaattgaagtcgtTGGCTTCCAAACTGTTTATGATGTCAACAATCCTGCTTATCGGCCCGTctttttaaaagtgcaatatgtaagaatactcaaagagaggagaggaagcagatCATCTCTCGTCAGCcagttagcacagttagccaCACGGCTAGTGCTTCTAGCTTTGAGAGTGTCGGTGTTGTATAGAATCAGAACAAAGCGGCTAGCTCAGCACGCTAACTTCACAAGATATCTCGGCAGCTCAATACAAAGACCGCTTAGTCAAGTCGTGTTATTACTTCGCATTCTATTGATGATATTAGCTAATTTGTTATTGATTTCAATTCCCacacattgcacctttgaaTCAGATTTtccttgtgtgtatgtgaacaTGGCCTTCTcttgtcaaactctgcacattcATCATTCTACACAGCGgagctcaaacattcaactgtgggaacaagaagagaaacacatttttgactgaaagtGGAATTTAATGCATTGCAGCacattaaaaactttaaaatctgTTAGCAAGAATTTCAAAGGGAGTGTTTTTAATCCAGGAACGAGATGCTCAGCTGTTTATCGGTGGATGGCAGTCGACTCTCCAAATGAGGAAtgcaaatatttaattaatggtcgctgtctgttaaaaaaaaaaaaaaaaaaaagcaaaagagagagggggactgACGTTAAGATCCCATCAAATTACATAAATATTTTGGTTTGGACCAAATGAAGAACTAGAGTGTGACTTCTTCAGCTTTACCTCGGATTTGTTGCAGGTTCCACCCAGGCAGCCGAAGAGGCCGTTGATGGTCTGAATGGCGCAGAGAATCACCTGCAGACAGCTGACTGCGATCAGGGTGCCGAAGAGTCCGGTGTTGAACTGCACCACGTTCTTCGGCTCGGTGCACACTGCCCACTTCTTGGAGTCAGATATGTAGCTCGCATTGCTTGGTAAAAGAAGAGGCTTGTAAATAACTGGAACGTCGTGAGAGCGTCACCAATGCCAACGGGACAGTTCTGCTCGTCACCTGTCTTTGAAGGGTCTGGTCCATTCCCCGTTGGAGAAGCAGAGTGGCCCGTTACCGATGCCTGCAACTGCCACAATGAAACTGTACAGGGCGCCTGCCACACCCTCTGCGGCGAATCCAATCGAGAAGAACATCTGCAGAAGTTCAGCGAGTCAAAAAATCTGAACttgtttaaatacatttaacaacTCACAAAACACTTGTCTGTTTAGACACATTCCAAGGAGGCCGATGCCGCACAGATcttgaatgtataaataattatTCTCtttcagaaacagaaaaggagAACCAGAGCTGTGGTGTGGCTGATGGAGCTGCATTATCTTATCTATCTCAAGTACACCAAAGTGTTGTGCAACGGTGATGCAGCACCGAGTGgcatatttcttcttcttttttcttttttttttatcagcacaACCGGCTTCcataaaacattaatatttagCTGAGTGTGGAACCAGCTCTTCCTAATCTTGAAAATAACACTTTGACGGAATAATCCTTTATCTCTTACTGGGTGCATGAACTGTCTGACTGACTCACCCCACAGCGGTTTCCACAGCATCCATCTTCTCCGGTCAAGCTGATGAAGAGTGCTGGGATCAACACCTTGAACAGcccaaaacatacaaaaacagtAGCAATCCAGTGTTCTTCATGCACATTGTACTTCAGAAATAGAGTCACAGCTCTCTGTAaaagttctaaaaaaaaaagaaaagaaaaaaagaaaacttacCATCAAACCCCCTCCAATGAGCCCCCCCAGGTATTTCACCTCATCAGTAAGGTGTCCCTCTTTGGAATACTTGACACTCCCCTCAGGAAAGAACAATATTATGTTACAGAGCATGGACATGAACACTAACGGGTACAGAGCACACGCAATGCAACGGGAACATTTCCCAGTACACATGTTGTCAGAGTGGAAACCGACGGACTGATGTGAAACCTCACGACCGTTCGTTGGTTTTTTTTGCTCAAATCCTTCCTGTTTCCAGCCAATGTGAAGctcgcagagagagagagagagagagagagagagagagagagagtggtgaACTGGTGAAGAAAGTGTAATTAGGCGATTAATAACAGGCCTACatactttgttactttttttATGTAGATTGTACTTGTTGAAGTCGTTTTAATCTAGCGTGATGCCTGTTTATTACCAGACCTGTTCTGAATAATCAAGGACTTCACAGttggttcagttcagttcagttcagaaaactttatttatcccatacGGGCAATTCAGTTTACAGCTCCCAGTTATATTAagttagaaaagaaagaaagaaaaa
This genomic window from Sparus aurata chromosome 13, fSpaAur1.1, whole genome shotgun sequence contains:
- the LOC115594860 gene encoding transmembrane 4 L6 family member 4-like, coding for MCTGKCSRCIACALYPLVFMSMLCNIILFFPEGSVKYSKEGHLTDEVKYLGGLIGGGLMVLIPALFISLTGEDGCCGNRCGMFFSIGFAAEGVAGALYSFIVAVAGIGNGPLCFSNGEWTRPFKDSNASYISDSKKWAVCTEPKNVVQFNTGLFGTLIAVSCLQVILCAIQTINGLFGCLGGTCNKSETATIN
- the LOC115594576 gene encoding transmembrane 4 L6 family member 1-like, giving the protein MLSGCQYTSYTLTSLTILSSYRHFPVWVSFSWNLSLTTGKGFELTKGDVLQQLVNLHSDNMCTGKCSRCIAVTLYPLALISIICNIVLFFPGGDIKYAKDGHITEEVKYMGGLVGGGLMVLLPALYIHLTGKQGCCGNRCGMFLSIAFAAVGVAGALYSFTVAVLGLQNGPLCKTVLIWSTPFKNGDHSYLTDDTWWIKCTEPKNIVQFNIGLFATLLATAGLEVILCAIQMINGLFGCLCGTCGEKGPL